Proteins from a genomic interval of Rosa chinensis cultivar Old Blush chromosome 2, RchiOBHm-V2, whole genome shotgun sequence:
- the LOC112189591 gene encoding putative E3 ubiquitin-protein ligase RING1a isoform X1 gives MPAQKRSLPDNLTDDDDDDPTPHHRHRPKQSRPQDELLQQQQQEQQGDVVVEKQQQQEEEEEDEEENDDVEEEEEEDEEYDRDEVDDYDGSPSSTSQQNPEFVLVQLADIRKDVHCPICLGIIKKTRTVMECLHRFCRECIDKSMRMGFLHNFRNNECPACRTHCASRRSLRDDPNYDAIIATLYPDIEKYEKEELAFHEEERTRNEQIQASIAQIFQRQSEALIKRRSLGKDTQDAYNMRSLRNNRSGLRRRRNSQATELQGFEDNEDETDTSNLGTKSPSAEERHTEVRPRRLRRRTGFRSSQPSSSVTNSNGGCTENDVEVSRENRGISPGLVWSSEMLAWGRGGARSHTRHGIASGCSNKSSRSTRLSKLVDYLRNLKENNDELDVHLMLISLDKRCTPNLQQPHLCCRPSLSVKHLCEYVARQTPLQAEEVELFSVNGHHNSNDEKLTDHPSVLMNDLDSVPLLVDPCRYDLQILQAEETLAGIKANCTSSRDRLILAYRRKEI, from the exons ATGCCTGCCCAGAAGCGTTCCTTGCCGGACAACCTCACCGACGATGACGACGACGACCCCACACCTCACCACCGCCACCGCCCCAAGCAATCTCGACCCCAAGATGAACTcctacaacaacaacaacaagagcaGCAAGGAGACGTAGTAGtagaaaaacaacaacaacaagaggaggaggaggaagatgaagaagaaaacgacgacgtcgaagaagaagaagaagaagatgaggaatACGATCGAGATGAAGTTGACG ATTATGACGGAAGCCCATCCTCTACCTCTCAACAAAACCCCga ATTTGTACTTGTACAACTGGCAGATATTCGTAAAGATGTACACTGCCCAATATGTCTCG GGATTATTAAGAAGACACGGACTGTAATGGAATGCCTACACAGGTTTTGCAGGGAATGCATCGACAAGTCAATGCGAATGGG CTTCCTACATAATTTCAGGAACAATGAGTGCCCTGCTTGCCGCACACACTGTGCCAGTCGACGGTCTTTGAGAGATGATCCAAATTATGATGCCATAATTGCAACATTATATCCAGATATTGAGAAATATGAGAAGGAG GAATTGGCTTTCCATGAAGAGGAGAGGACTCGAAATGAGCAG ATACAAGCATCAATTGCCCAAATATTCCAACGACAATCAGAAGCTTTAATCAAGAGACGCTCACTTGGCAAAGATACCCAAGATGCATATAATATGAGATCCCTGCGCAATAATCGGAGTGGTCTCCGAAGGAGAAGAAACTCTCAAGCCACTGAACTCCAAGGGTTTGAAGACAATGAGGATGAAACTGACACTAGTAACTTGGGCACAAAATCGCCTTCAGCTGAAGAGAGACATACTGAAGTGAGGCCAAGACGGCTAAGAAGACGGACAGGATTTCGATCATCTCAGCCTTCATCATCTGTGACCAATTCAAATGGAGGATGCACTGAAAATGATGTAGAAGTGAGCCGAGAGAACAGGGGAATTTCACCGGGTCTTGTGTGGAGCTCTGAAATGCTTGCTTGGGGCCGGGGTGGTGCTCGGAGTCACACTCGGCATGGCATTGCAAGCGGTTGCAGCAATAAGAGTTCTCGAAGCACTCGCTTATCAAAGTTGGTCGATTACCTTCGGAACCTCAAGGAAAACAATGATGAG TTAGATGTTCATCTCATGCTTATTTCTTTGGATAAAAGATGCACACCAAACTTGCAGCAGCCTCACCTTTGCTGTAGGCCGAGTTTGTCAGTCAAGCACCTTTGTGAA TATGTTGCTCGTCAAACACCTTTGCAAGCCGAAGAAGTTGAGTTGTTCTCAGTTAATGGACACCACAATTCCAATGACGAAAAATTGACTGATCACCCATCAGTGTTAATGAATGATCTGGATTCAGTTCCCCTTTTGGTTGATCCATGCAGATATGATTTGCAAATTCTGCAAGCAGAAGAAACTTTGGCAGGGATTAAAGCCAATTGCACTTCCAGTAGGGACCGCTTG ATTCTAGCATACAGGCGGAAGGAGATCTAG
- the LOC112189591 gene encoding putative E3 ubiquitin-protein ligase RING1a isoform X2: MPAQKRSLPDNLTDDDDDDPTPHHRHRPKQSRPQDELLQQQQQEQQGDVVVEKQQQQEEEEEDEEENDDVEEEEEEDEEYDRDEVDDYDGSPSSTSQQNPEFVLVQLADIRKDVHCPICLGIIKKTRTVMECLHRFCRECIDKSMRMGNNECPACRTHCASRRSLRDDPNYDAIIATLYPDIEKYEKEELAFHEEERTRNEQIQASIAQIFQRQSEALIKRRSLGKDTQDAYNMRSLRNNRSGLRRRRNSQATELQGFEDNEDETDTSNLGTKSPSAEERHTEVRPRRLRRRTGFRSSQPSSSVTNSNGGCTENDVEVSRENRGISPGLVWSSEMLAWGRGGARSHTRHGIASGCSNKSSRSTRLSKLVDYLRNLKENNDELDVHLMLISLDKRCTPNLQQPHLCCRPSLSVKHLCEYVARQTPLQAEEVELFSVNGHHNSNDEKLTDHPSVLMNDLDSVPLLVDPCRYDLQILQAEETLAGIKANCTSSRDRLILAYRRKEI, encoded by the exons ATGCCTGCCCAGAAGCGTTCCTTGCCGGACAACCTCACCGACGATGACGACGACGACCCCACACCTCACCACCGCCACCGCCCCAAGCAATCTCGACCCCAAGATGAACTcctacaacaacaacaacaagagcaGCAAGGAGACGTAGTAGtagaaaaacaacaacaacaagaggaggaggaggaagatgaagaagaaaacgacgacgtcgaagaagaagaagaagaagatgaggaatACGATCGAGATGAAGTTGACG ATTATGACGGAAGCCCATCCTCTACCTCTCAACAAAACCCCga ATTTGTACTTGTACAACTGGCAGATATTCGTAAAGATGTACACTGCCCAATATGTCTCG GGATTATTAAGAAGACACGGACTGTAATGGAATGCCTACACAGGTTTTGCAGGGAATGCATCGACAAGTCAATGCGAATGGG GAACAATGAGTGCCCTGCTTGCCGCACACACTGTGCCAGTCGACGGTCTTTGAGAGATGATCCAAATTATGATGCCATAATTGCAACATTATATCCAGATATTGAGAAATATGAGAAGGAG GAATTGGCTTTCCATGAAGAGGAGAGGACTCGAAATGAGCAG ATACAAGCATCAATTGCCCAAATATTCCAACGACAATCAGAAGCTTTAATCAAGAGACGCTCACTTGGCAAAGATACCCAAGATGCATATAATATGAGATCCCTGCGCAATAATCGGAGTGGTCTCCGAAGGAGAAGAAACTCTCAAGCCACTGAACTCCAAGGGTTTGAAGACAATGAGGATGAAACTGACACTAGTAACTTGGGCACAAAATCGCCTTCAGCTGAAGAGAGACATACTGAAGTGAGGCCAAGACGGCTAAGAAGACGGACAGGATTTCGATCATCTCAGCCTTCATCATCTGTGACCAATTCAAATGGAGGATGCACTGAAAATGATGTAGAAGTGAGCCGAGAGAACAGGGGAATTTCACCGGGTCTTGTGTGGAGCTCTGAAATGCTTGCTTGGGGCCGGGGTGGTGCTCGGAGTCACACTCGGCATGGCATTGCAAGCGGTTGCAGCAATAAGAGTTCTCGAAGCACTCGCTTATCAAAGTTGGTCGATTACCTTCGGAACCTCAAGGAAAACAATGATGAG TTAGATGTTCATCTCATGCTTATTTCTTTGGATAAAAGATGCACACCAAACTTGCAGCAGCCTCACCTTTGCTGTAGGCCGAGTTTGTCAGTCAAGCACCTTTGTGAA TATGTTGCTCGTCAAACACCTTTGCAAGCCGAAGAAGTTGAGTTGTTCTCAGTTAATGGACACCACAATTCCAATGACGAAAAATTGACTGATCACCCATCAGTGTTAATGAATGATCTGGATTCAGTTCCCCTTTTGGTTGATCCATGCAGATATGATTTGCAAATTCTGCAAGCAGAAGAAACTTTGGCAGGGATTAAAGCCAATTGCACTTCCAGTAGGGACCGCTTG ATTCTAGCATACAGGCGGAAGGAGATCTAG
- the LOC112188813 gene encoding protein TPX2 — MPPATEEPNTTASSTTMMIDEIYEFSAPRFFDFIKDETDDDKINAELWFDSATAYAPSPFMPRIKTGRSFTVESMCDFTEAENMQKNLESSSADDDSTETKTESKITPELKEETIPTEAKEENSTRQANMISADKVEEKCTIDDGSVLATAVSLNKGTDMTNEKENSNSVACTPKPPMNYSKKGDLLSDSKKHQGAKKISSMVRNPSGLRGKSHLHSSQTKNVKPYTMKREENVKNTTGTPMLAQENQAIKRQKLDGGRSRQILNPKPQTLPHKSKLGYTSGMHSSSTAVKTQKEDRKMYVREPAAPFVSMAEMMNRFQSSTRDLSLPHSSLSHMKPKLTLTRPKEPEFETSQRVRSVRVKSTAELEEEMMAKIPKFKARPVNKKILEAPSLPAKPRSTPQPPEFQEFHLETMARANQNAETSSVASTDVPRQNKQSKPHHLTEPKTPTLHTLLRARPPRVKTSLEIEQEELEKIPKFKAKPLNKKIFESKGDLGMFCNAKKQVTKPQEFHFATNERIPPPPPPSAIHDLFDKLSLNSEPHQNPIPRNTMPNPFHLHTEERGAEKERKFFTEVMQKQLEEERARVPKANPYPYTTDYPVIPPKPEPKECTKPEPFQLESLARHEEEMQREMEERRRIEMEEAQMRVFKAQPILKEDPIPVPERVRKPLTEVQEFNLNVNNRAVHRAEFDHKVKEKEIIYKRYREESEAARMLEEEKALKQLRRTLVPHARPVPNFEHPFCPQKCPRETTKAKSPNLRVLQRQERRRMMIKSATSSAAAQMR; from the exons ATGCCGCCGGCGACCGAGGAACCTAACACGACGGCGTCCTCGACGACGATGATGATCGACGAGATTTATGAGTTCTCGGCCCCGCGCTTCTTCGATTTCATCAAGGACGAGACCGACGATGACAAGATCAACGCCGAGCTCTGGTTCGACTCCGCCACAGCCTACGCCCCTTCCC cctTCATGCCTAGAATCAAGACTGGTAGATCCTTTACAGTAGAGAGCATGTGCGACTTTACTGAAGCGGAAAATATGCAGAAG AACCTTGAATCATCCTCAGCTGATGATGATTCTACGGAAACCAAGACTGAGTCGAAGATCACTCctgaattgaaggaagaaacAATTCCCACGGAGGCTAAAGAAGAAAACAGTACAAGACAAGCCAATATG ATTTCTGCTGATAAAGTCGAGGAAAAATGTACTATAGATGATGGAAG TGTTTTGGCCACTGCGGTATCTTTGAATAAGGGAACTGATATGACAAATGAGAAGGAGAATAGTAATTCCGTAGCTTGTACTCCAAAACCACCCATGAATTATTCCAAGAAGGGAGATCTTCTGAGTGATTCCAAAAAGCACCAGGGAGCTAAAAAGATATCAAGTATGGTTAGAAACCCATCAGGGCTAAGGGGAAAAAGTCACTTGCACTCTTCACAAACTAAGAATGTCAAACCGTATACTATGAAAAG AGAAgaaaatgtgaaaaatacaaCTGGCACACCCATGTTAGCTCAGGAGAATCAGGCAATTAAGCGGCAGAAGTTGGATGGTGGGAGATCTAGACAG ATTCTTAATCCCAAACCCCAAACATTGCCCCACAAGTCAAAATTGGGTTATACCAGTGGCATGCATTCTTCATCAACTGCTGTTAAAACTCAAAAAGAGGACAGAAAG ATGTATGTTCGGGAACCAGCAGCACCCTTTGTTTCAATGGCAGAAATGATGAACAGGTTCCAATCAAGTACCAGAGACTTGTCACTGCCACACAGTTCTCTTTCTCAT ATGAAGCCCAAACTCACCTTAACAAGGCCAAAGGAGCCTGAATTTGAAACATCCCAGCGTGTCCGCTCAGTAAGAGTAAAGAGTACTGCCGAGCTTGAAGAAGAGATGATGGCCAAAATTCCAAAGTTTAAGGCTCGACCTGTAAACAAAAAG ATTCTTGAAGCGCCATCCTTACCTGCAAAGCCAAGAAGTACACCACAGCCACCTGAGTTTCAG GAATTCCATTTAGAGACTATGGCAAGGGCCAATCAAAACGCAGAAACATCCTCAGTAGCTTCAACTGATGTGCCACGACAG AACAAACAATCGAAGCCCCATCATCTTACTGAACCGAAAACTCCAACGTTACATACATTATTGAGGGCCCGTCCACCCAGGGTGAAAACTTCACTGGAAATTGAGCAGGAAGAACTTGAAAAGATCCCAAAATTCAAAGCGAAGCCTCTTAATAAGAAG ATATTTGAAAGTAAAGGAGATCTTGGGATGTTCTGTAATGCCAAGAAACAAGTGACTAAACCTCAGGAATTTCACTTTGCAACAAATGAAAGaataccaccaccaccaccaccatcagccATTCATGATCTATTTGATAAG TTGTCTTTGAACTCAGAGCCCCACCAGAATCCAATTCCAAGAAACACAATGCCAAATCCTTTCCATCTCCATACAGAG GAAAGAGGAGCtgagaaagaaaggaaatttTTTACTGAAGTTATGCAGAAGCAACTGGAAGAAGAAAGAGCTAGGGTTCCCAAAGCTAATCCATATCCTTATACCACTGATTACCCTGTG ATCCCACCAAAGCCAGAGCCCAAGGAATGCACAAAACCGGAACCTTTCCAACTAGAGAGCTTAGCGAGGCATGAGGAGGAAATGCAAAGGGAAATGGAAGAAAGACGGAGGATAGAGATGGAAGAAGCTCAGATGAGGGTTTTCAAGGCACAACCAATCTTGAAAGA GGACCCAATTCCAGTTCCCGAGAGAGTTCGCAAGCCTCTAACAGAAGTTCAAGAATTCAATCTGAATGTTAATAATCGGGCAGTGCACAGAGCAGAATTTGATCACAAG GTTAAGGAGAAAGAGATAATATATAAGAGATATAGAGAAGAGAGTGAAGCAGCAAGGATG TTAGAGGAAGAGAAAGCATTGAAACAACTGAGAAGGACGCTGGTACCCCATGCAAGGCCAGTGCCTAATTTTGAGCATCCATTCTGCCCCCAGAA GTGTCCAAGGGAAACAACAAAAGCAAAGTCACCAAATCTGCGAGTTCTACAGCGGCAAGAAAGGCGAAGGATGATGATCAAATCCGCCACTTCCAGCGCTGCTGCCCAGATGAGGTGA